In Spodoptera frugiperda isolate SF20-4 chromosome 1, AGI-APGP_CSIRO_Sfru_2.0, whole genome shotgun sequence, the following are encoded in one genomic region:
- the LOC118271120 gene encoding uncharacterized protein LOC118271120 gives MNSRAQKLVAMARDEHLCNKNDEKEESEEEESSNNGAVTTLAQLKQDSHLKRHNTASRSLTYKHFERDLSYNDLNVSNIEESIDTSQLIHLDDLDIVPNNLSSMFNDYDDEGNEIIAEIEVVASTCNTDNVVQDSIDMPATQLTENDNQSNILNCIEQPQSIRENAQQLERNNIGRPKRGRKRKVEDQPRKERKRRANVNEKYINAKGKEVLPKEFDSTYHCDCKKKCTTILSVDSRKQVFDQFWSLGSFEGRCAFICGKVTQTHKARTYTSSNSKRIYSRKYMLCDTEICKKTFLKTLGICQSRIDVAMQKNNRSSNFKDNRGTASGGKNKINEDDINLIVGHIDSFPKYISHYCRGKTDSRYLNTELNLLKMYDLFKAKYPTNENLPSLATYKKIFYEKFNLRFKAPKSDTCKTCDTFAANIKSLTGTEAEEAKKQRDLHINKASELRKQMNADLNLASEKNTVETLTFDMQKTHPLPKIPTNIAYYKRQLNLYNLGIYIGSSKRSIFNLWLENEGGKGTQEVGSCLRKYILNNIKSPVTDLILWADSCGGQNRSIKLVLMLIHTMQHHTSLQSITLRFLLSGHSFLPNDANFGVIESQLKTQQRLYTLEDYAESIQKSKKNKKFEVSRMIPSDMLSVRPLEQAITNRKVDSAKNKVNWLKLHEIVIEKPFPYILKVKTDIAQEDAQIVNLEKAGKGRKPALKNINLPECWPNGKSLSVEKLKDLKELMKLIPRDAKPFYDFLKHTPGVSIDEDIDGYHVEDIEQLSEDGED, from the coding sequence ATGAACTCTAGAGCACAGAAGCTTGTCGCAATGGCTCGTGACGagcatttatgtaataaaaacgaTGAAAAAGAAGAATCTGAAGAAGAAGAATCTTCCAACAATGGAGCCGTAACAACTTTAGCACAGTTGAAACAGGATTCACATCTTAAGCGTCATAATACTGCTTCACGTTCGTTAACTTATAAACATTTTGAGCGTGACTTAAGCTATAATGatttaaatgtaagtaatatAGAAGAGTCTATAGATACTTCTCAGTTAATACATCTGGATGATTTAGACATTGTTCCTAACAACCTTTCTAGTATGTTTAATGATTATGATGACGAAGGAAACGAAATTATCGCGGAAATAGAAGTAGTAGCTTCAACTTGTAATACTGATAACGTGGTTCAAGATTCCATAGATATGCCTGCAACACAACTGACTGAAAATGATAATCAATCgaacattttaaactgtatCGAACAACCACAATCAATTCGTGAGAATGCGCAGCAATTAGAGAGAAATAATATCGGTAGACCCAAGCgcggaagaaaaagaaaagtagAAGACCAGCCTAGAAAAGAGCGAAAACGAAGAGCCAATGTAAACGAAAAGTATATCAATGCGAAAGGAAAAGAAGTATTACCAAAAGAATTCGACAGTACATACCATTGTGATTGCAAAAAGAAATGCACAACGATCTTGTCAGTTGATAGCCGGAAACAAGTATTTGACCAATTTTGGTCTCTTGGGTCATTCGAAGGTCGATGTGCTTTCATTTGTGGTAAAGTAACACAAACTCATAAAGCTAGGACGTATACTTCGTCAAATTCAAAGAGAATATATTCACGAAAATATATGCTTTGTGATACCGAAATATgcaaaaaaacgtttttgaAAACCTTAGGTATTTGTCAAAGTAGAATCGATGTAGCGATGCAGAAAAATAATAGATCATCTAATTTTAAAGACAATAGAGGAACAGCTAGTGGtggcaaaaataaaatcaatgaagATGACATTAATCTAATAGTGGGCCATATTGATTCGTTTCCCAAATATATTAGCCATTATTGTAGAGGTAAGACTGATAGTCGTTATTTGAATACTGAACTCAACCTATTAAAAATGTACGATTTATTCAAAGCTAAATATCCGACAAATGAAAACCTACCGAGTCTTGCaacatataagaaaatattttatgaaaaatttaaCCTCAGATTTAAAGCCCCAAAAAGTGACACATGTAAAACTTGTGACACTTTTGCAGCTAACATAAAATCATTAACAGGCACAGAAGCTGAAGAAGCTAAAAAGCAACGAGATTTGCATATTAATAAAGCATCAGAGCTTAGAAAGCAAATGAATGCAGATCTGAATTTGGCGtcagaaaaaaatactgtagAAACACTTACTTTTGATATGCAAAAAACCCATCCACTtccaaaaatacctactaatataGCTTATTACAAACGGCAGCTAAATTTGTATAATTTAGGGATTTATATAGGAAGTAGCAAACGCTCAATTTTTAACTTATGGCTTGAAAATGAAGGTGGAAAGGGTACTCAAGAAGTTGGATCCTGCTTGCGAAAGTACATTTTGAATAACATAAAATCCCCAGTAACGGATCTAATCTTATGGGCAGATTCATGTGGAGGGCAAAATCGTAGTATTAAGTTAGTTCTTATGTTAATACATACCATGCAACATCATACATCTTTACAATCGATTACATTGCGGTTTCTTTTGTCGGGGCATAGCTTCCTACCAAATGATGCCAATTTTGGTGTTATAGAATCTCAGTTGAAAACGCAACAAAGGCTTTACACTCTAGAAGATTATGCAGAAAGTATTCAGAAGTCAAAGAAGAATAAGAAGTTTGAGGTTTCCAGAATGATACCCTCTGATATGCTCTCTGTCAGGCCACTAGAACAGGCTATAACAAACAGAAAAGTTGACAGTGCCAAAAACAAAGTTAATTGGTTGAAACTGCATGAGATAGTGATAGAAAAGCCATTTCCCTATATTTTGAAAGTCAAAACTGATATTGCGCAAGAAGATGCTCAGATAGTTAATCTTGAGAAGGCAGGGAAAGGCCGTAAGCCTGCGCTAAAGAATATTAATTTGCCCGAATGCTGGCCAAACGGAAAGTCTTTGAGTgtagaaaaattaaaagatcTCAAAGAATTAATGAAACTGATACCGAGAGACGCTAAACCATTTTATGATTTCTTAAAACATACTCCAGGTGTTTCTATTGATGAAGATATAGATGGATATCATGTTGAAGATATTGAACAGCTATCAGAGGATGGAGAAGACTGA